The Ipomoea triloba cultivar NCNSP0323 chromosome 4, ASM357664v1 DNA segment CACTAGTTGCATAGGAGATGTATAAAGAAAGTTATAGCTGTAGTGATAAACATTTGATCCTATATATAAAACTCACCTGGGGCAATGTATCCGTAAGATCCAGCGACCATGGAGACTGTCTCATTCTTGGTGAGCATGGTTTTGGCCAGCCCGAAATCTGCAATCCTTGCTTCTAGATTTGAATCAAGCAAGATGTTGTTTGATTTGACGTCGCGGTGGATGATCGGTGGATGGCAATCATGGTGGAGATATGCCAGGCCTTGTGCTACCCCGAGCGCAATGTTGTACCTTGACACCCAATCTACAAGCAGTCTTCCTGCTTGTTTGCCATGTAAAGCTTCCCAGAGGCTCCCATTTTGCATGAACTCATATATTATCATTGCTTCATGATCATTGTACAGGAATCCTAGTAGCCTGACAACGTTTCTGTGTCTTAATCTTCCTAGGACGTTAACCTCGCCCACCAGATCTTCACTTCCTGCAGATCCCATTTCAATGTCTTTTGCTGCAGATTTCCATAGTTTCTTGACTGCAACAGTGGTGTTTAGCCTCTGCATTTCAGTCTTGTAAACTACTCCGGTTGCTCCCATTCCTATCACGTTTGAGTCTTTGATGCAGGCCAGGATGTCGTTGCTTGTGAATCCTAGTCTCTGGAATGCCATCAATCTCCAGGGCCATTCCCCTTTACCTGTTTCGAATCTTTCCTCGAAGCAGCTCCCATTCTGGTACCATCTTTTGTGCAGGAATCTGAGCCCGAAAGCTGCTGAAACAATGGCTAGAAGTGCTGTCATTCCAATTAGCCATCCTGCTACGATGTGTTTCGTGTGGAGACTCTTCTGCCTTGATACATATGCTGCATTCTGGGAGCATGGAGGAAGCACTCCTCCACAGAGGCCGGGATTGCCTTGGAGATCATCGGGGTTGATAGTCCTGAGCATCCCATTTGCAGGGACAGGGCCGTCTAGGTTGTTGTAAGAGACATTGAGCATTTCCAGGGCTGGGGAATTCCCGAAGTTGTAAGGTATTCCACCTGTTATGGTGTTGTTTGACAGATCAAGAACTGCTAATGTGGGCATGCTGGCAATTGGTTCTGGGATTGGGCCACTTATTTGGTTGTTCCTGAGATTCAAGGTCACCAGTTTCTCACATGAAGCAATGCTGGCTGGAATGTTTCCAGTGAGATGATTTGAGGACAGATCTAGCACAGAGAGGGTGGGGCAATCCTGGAACTGATCTGGGATTTCTCCTACCAAGTTGTTATTCGAGGCAAGGAAGTTCTGCAGAGATGGAATGGTGAGAATGGAGGAAGGAAGAGAGGATTGGAGATGGTTTTGGGATAGATCAATGAAGGAAAGAGAGTCAGAAGAGGCAATGTCACTTGGGATTTGGCCTGTGAGACTATTGTTGGCAAGTTCAAGCCTCTGAAGCTCACCAAGTTTGCCAAAACCAGCAGGGATGGCCCCTGAAAGAAGATTATTCTGCATTCTAACGCGAACCAGGGAATCACATCTGGATAAACCAGGTGGAATTGGACCTGAGAACGCATTGTTGAATAGAATGAGCTTAATGAGGTTACCTTTGCTGCAAAGCCCTGCTGGGATTGGACCAGAGAACGAATTGGAAGAAACGTCGAGCCATTCTAGTGGGGAGTTCAGGCCGAGATCACTTGGCAAAGAACCCGAAAAGCTGTTGTTCCAGAGCTCAAGAACTTGCAGTTGAGTCAAGTTTGCAATTCCATCAGGTACTGAACCTGATAACCGGTTTCCCATCAAGTTCAAGAGCTCCAAGTTCTTGAGATTGGCGATTTGTTGGGGAATTTCTCCTGATAACATATTATCAGAAAGATCCAACTGCTGTAATGAAGTCATGTTCCCAATCTCTTCTGGAATCTCTCCTTCAAAACTGTTCTGGTACAAGAAAACAGTTTCGAGAAGCTTCAGATTCCCTATTTCAGCTGGAATTGACCCTGCAAGATTCCCAACAGCCAGGTCAAGATACCTGAGATTGGTCAGATTCCCAAACTCTCCTGGAATTCCACCTTCAAACTCATTGTACCCAAGAACTATAGTCTCCAGTGACAAAATCTCTCCCAGCTCTCCTGGAATCTGGCCAGTGAGATTGTTCCCAGAAAGCCCCAAGAACTTCAACTTCCTCAAATTCTTGTATGACTTTGGAATTGCCCCCTCAAAAAAGTTCCCCCTGAGATCCAAGCTCTCCAGCAAGGCTGCATTGCTAAGCTCCTCAGGCAGATAACCCGAGAAGTTGTTACTCGAAGCATTCAACGATACCAATCCAGCAAGCCTTCCAAGCCCAGCAGGAAAGCCATCAACAAAGAAGTTCTGGCTAACATCAATTCTCTGCAGGGCACTGAGATTAAACAGAGATTTCGGCAACGAAGACGAAAACCCATTGTAGGATAGGTTCAGAGAAGTCAAGCTTTTGAGTTTATCAATATGATCTGTCACTCTGCCACTGAGATTCATGTGGGAAAGATCAAGCTCCTCCACAGCTCCATTAAGGCTGCACTTCACTCCTCTCCACCTGCAGTGATGATCAGAGCCGTTCCCGGGCAATCCCCAATCTCCAAGCTGGCCCAATGGATCAACCAGACCTGCTTTTATCAACAGCAAAACTGCCCTTTCATCATTGGCCTCAACTTTAGCAGAAACAACAATATAGTTGTCCCAGCCAAGGTGGCAGAAGTACAAGGAGAAGACTATGAACACCACTGTAACatccaacttcatcttctttttttgttttcctgCTTACTTAATCTGATGATATCTTACTGTTTCATGATTGAGGATGGCCACAACAGCGAAGAAAGGCCAATGATGGGGCCAGTGAGGAGAGTGAGAATTGAGAGAGCAGTGAATTATATGAAAAGTTGAAGGAAAAAGTGGGTAGTGatgagattaattaattaacaatcaCATGGGGATTAGAAAATTAATCAATGATTAGAA contains these protein-coding regions:
- the LOC116015030 gene encoding MDIS1-interacting receptor like kinase 1-like, which translates into the protein MKLDVTVVFIVFSLYFCHLGWDNYIVVSAKVEANDERAVLLLIKAGLVDPLGQLGDWGLPGNGSDHHCRWRGVKCSLNGAVEELDLSHMNLSGRVTDHIDKLKSLTSLNLSYNGFSSSLPKSLFNLSALQRIDVSQNFFVDGFPAGLGRLAGLVSLNASSNNFSGYLPEELSNAALLESLDLRGNFFEGAIPKSYKNLRKLKFLGLSGNNLTGQIPGELGEILSLETIVLGYNEFEGGIPGEFGNLTNLRYLDLAVGNLAGSIPAEIGNLKLLETVFLYQNSFEGEIPEEIGNMTSLQQLDLSDNMLSGEIPQQIANLKNLELLNLMGNRLSGSVPDGIANLTQLQVLELWNNSFSGSLPSDLGLNSPLEWLDVSSNSFSGPIPAGLCSKGNLIKLILFNNAFSGPIPPGLSRCDSLVRVRMQNNLLSGAIPAGFGKLGELQRLELANNSLTGQIPSDIASSDSLSFIDLSQNHLQSSLPSSILTIPSLQNFLASNNNLVGEIPDQFQDCPTLSVLDLSSNHLTGNIPASIASCEKLVTLNLRNNQISGPIPEPIASMPTLAVLDLSNNTITGGIPYNFGNSPALEMLNVSYNNLDGPVPANGMLRTINPDDLQGNPGLCGGVLPPCSQNAAYVSRQKSLHTKHIVAGWLIGMTALLAIVSAAFGLRFLHKRWYQNGSCFEERFETGKGEWPWRLMAFQRLGFTSNDILACIKDSNVIGMGATGVVYKTEMQRLNTTVAVKKLWKSAAKDIEMGSAGSEDLVGEVNVLGRLRHRNVVRLLGFLYNDHEAMIIYEFMQNGSLWEALHGKQAGRLLVDWVSRYNIALGVAQGLAYLHHDCHPPIIHRDVKSNNILLDSNLEARIADFGLAKTMLTKNETVSMVAGSYGYIAPEYGYTLKVDEKSDIYSYGVVLMELLTGKRPLEAEFGESVDIVEWIRMKIRDNRSLEEALDPSVGNTKHVQEEMMLVLRIALVCTAKLPKERPSMRDVLTMLGEAKPRRKSSSVNGGGAGGAANRDMPPVFSTSPVNGLLM